A window of Clostridiales bacterium genomic DNA:
AGATAAAGATGGTGCAGGAAAAAATAGTTTAATGCAAGAAATTAGGCAAATGAAAAAGTATGTACTAGGGATAGGAAACAGTAGCCCCAGAGAAATTATTAGTATACAGTTGGGCTTAGATTGTTCTAATCCTCGAAGAGATTATAGAAGGTGTGCAGTAAAAACAAACGTAGAAGGATTAAGTAGTATCTATTTTATTGGTGAAGAAAAAAATAATGATGAAGATGTGTCATACAGTGAATTAAAAATTACAAATGAGACTAATTATAATATAGATGTACAAAAACTATTAAAAGAGCCGCTCAAACGAAAATTTAATCAAAATAGTAAAATTTTAATATATCATACCCATACGAATGAAAGTTATATAAAAAATATTTCAGATCTTAGAAATACATCAGTATTACCCAGAAGTAAAAATGAAAATATAAATGTAGTGCGCGTTGGACAAGAACTTTGTGATAATCTTAATAAATTTAGTGTGCCATGTGTTCATAGTAAAAAATATCATAATATTCCCAATGATAAAGGAGCTTATGCTAGATCGTTAAATACGGTAAGAGAATATATAGGAAGGGATCCTAATATTGTTGCTACTTTGGATATACACAGAGATGGAATTAGCAATTCCAAAAAATTGCGTGTAGTAGAGAAAGTTAAAGACAAAGATGTGGCAAAAATAATGATTGTAATTGGAACAGATGGAACAGGATTAAGTCATAGAGAATGGAGAGAAAATCTTAAGTTTGCACTGAAATTGCAAGAAAAGTTAATTCAATATAATCCTAATATTGTTAAGCCTGTACTAATAAGCAAAAACAGGTATAATCAGCATCTTACTAATTGTTCCTTATTAATAGAAATTGGTGGTGACGGAAACACAATAGATGAAAGCCTAGAAAGTGCTCGGTATATTGCAAGAGCATTAAGTGAAATTTATCAAGAAAATAAAAAAGTATAAAAAGGTTTAATTAGCAAATAATAAATAGAAAGACTTAAAAAAGAGGTGTGATTTTATGAAGGCTGTTATAATGGCAGGTGGGGAAGGAAAAAGATTGCGACCGCTAACATGTGATAGACCCAAACCGATGGTTTATGTGGCTAATAGACCAATAATGGAACATATAGTAAATTTATTGAAGGAACATAACATATTTGATATAGCGTTGACATTACAGTATATGCCTAATAATATTAAGGATTATTTTGGAACAGGAGATAAGTATGGAGTAAATTTTAGATATTATCAGGAAGACGAGCCATTAGGTACAGCAGGAAGTGTCAAAAATGTACAAGATTTTTTGAATGAAACATTTGTAGTAATAAGTGGAGATGTTCTAACGGATATAGATATTACTAAAGCGCTAGAGTTTCATAAAAGCAAAAATTCTGTTGCAACAATGATATTAAAAAGTGTGCCTGTACCTTTAGAGTATGGTGTTGTTGTAATTGATGATAATAATAAAATAGAAAAATTCTTAGAAAAGCCCAATTGGGGAGAAGTTTTTAGTGATACAGTCAATACGGGAATATATATATTAGAGCCAGAAGTATTTGAGTTTATTCCCAAAGGAAGATTTTTCGATTTTGGCAAAGATGTATTTCCACGTATGCTTCGGGAAAATGTGTCGATGTATGGATATATTTCAAAAGATTATTGGTGCGATATTGGGGATATAACATCATATAGAAGTGCACATAAAGATATTTTAGACAAAAAAGTTTCGGTAAATATATTAGGTAATCAAATTGCACCGGATATTTGGATAGGAGAAAATGTACAAATAGATGATTTAAGTGAAGTGAAAGCACCGTGTATAATAGGTAGCAACGTGAAGATAAGAAGAGGAGTAAAAATAGGCAAATATACAGTAATAGGAGATAACAATCTAATAGATGATCACGCTACCATAAAGCAATCTATAGTGTGGAACAATTCTATTATAAATAATAGTGTTAATTTAAGAGGGGCTGTTATAGCAAATAATGTCACAATTAAGAAAAATGTATGTGTATATGAAGGTAGTGTAATTGGTGGTGATTGTGATGTTTTAGAAGATTCAATAATAAATCCTGATGTAAAGATATGGCCGCATAAGAAAATTGATAGGGCAAGTATCCTAAAGGCTGATCTTATTTGGGGAACAAAGTATACAAAAAATATATTTGGAGAACGTGGGATAAATGCAAAGATTGTGCCAGAGTATGTTACAAAATTAGGGCAGGCTTATGCAAGCTTTATTGGTGGAAACGGAAGGATAGGTATAGCGTCTAGCAATAGTAATATTTCAAAATTAATGAAGATGGCATTTTCTACAGGGATCCTAAGGACAGGGCTAGAAGTTTTTGATTTCAAGGAATTATTAGTTCCTATGCTACGATTTGCTATAAGGTTTTATAAATTAGATGGAGGAATTTATATAAATGATGTGAGTGGTGATTTTGTCAATATAGAAATATTAAATAAGGATGGTTGTAATATAGAAAGTTTCGTTGAAAGGAAAATAGAAAATATGTATAATCAGCAAGAATTTTTGCATTGCGATGTATCTGAAATTAAGCCTATGGTTACAATAAATGATTATTCATTATTTTATGCAATGGATATTATAAATGGTATCAAATTTATGGATATTGGCTTAAATGTAGTAGTGAATACTAATTTGGATATGGTTCAAAGTGTGTTAGAAAAAGTTTTTGATTATATGAAGTGCAAAGTTAAATTTGTAGATTTAAGTAATGAACAAAATGTATTTCCGTCATTTGTTACGGTTGGAGGATTTGATCTTGGAATAGAAGTAGAAACCAATGGTGAAAATTTTATTTTGGTTGATAATAAGGGGCGAGTGATAGACCAAAATAAATATAAAATTTTAGTTATACTAATGCAATTGATGAAAGGAAAAGACAAAATTATTGTTGCACCAACAACAGCAAGTGGTATTGTTGAAAAAATTGCACAAAAATATGGAGGGCAAATTAAGAGAACTAAAAGCACAGTTAGTGAAATAATGAAAGAGATGTTAAATACAAATCTTTCGGATCAATTTGGTATGTATTTTGATGCAGTTTATGGAATTGTAAATATTTTAGAGTTTATGAAAGAAAATAATTATTCTTCATCTGATATATATGACATGATTCCGCAATTTTATATGAACAAAACAGAAGTTGTGTGCAAGGGAACAGATAAGGGAAAAATTATAAAATGTCTTATAAAAGAAAATTATAATAATGTTGAAACAAAAGAGGGTGTAAAAATATATACAAAGGATGGTTGGGCGTTAATTTTGCCAAGTATTGATAAAGCATCAGTAAAAATAATTAGCGAAGGTGTAAATAGCGAGATTGCACAAGAAATAAGTAGCGAGTTTGAGCGAAAAATAAAGGGAATAATAAATACCAGTATTTCATCAACATAATATTAAGATATATGGATAATAATAATATTATGGAGGTGAAAAAATGAAGCCAATAAAATTAGCAGCAGCAGTTTTAGCAACGACCATGGGTATGGGATTAGTAGGATGTGGAAATATGGATAGTACAACTAGTAGGGCACCACAGAATGGGAATTATCCACAGCAAGTTAGAATGGATATTGAAGATAGCAATGACATGATGAAAAACAGTAGATACAATACAACAAACAGAGGAAAAGTAGTAGGTTATTCTTATAAAAATGATTTAACAAAAGGAAATAATTATAGTAGTAGTTATGGTAAAAATTATAGTAGTAACTACAGCAAAAATTATGGTAATGATAGTAATTACAATAATAGTAGCGATTTATCTAGGACAGAGAAAATACAAAATGAACTAAATAAATTAAATGGATATAGTGATATGACATGTGTGGTAAATGGAGATACAGCGATAGTTGGGTGTACACCAAACACAGCTAATAATGCACAGTATAGATCAGAGATAATAAATACAGTAAGGGAATGTGATCCTAGTATAAACAAGTGTGAAGTTGTAAATACAAAGGATGGGGTAAGCAAAATAAGTACTATGGCAGAAAATATGAGAAAAGGTAATATGATGTCGACAATATCTGAAGATTTTAAGAAAATGTGGAAAGATATAGCAGGATACTAATTTTAGCACAGAACTTCCTTGTCTAAAAAATGCATTCGAGTGTGTCGAGACTTGATGTGATATTTTTTAGGCAAAGGAGGTTTAAAATATTTCATGAAGTATATATATACTGTAGTTGTGCTTATAGTAACATTTATGTACAGTGTTGCATATGCAAGTGAAGTGAATATATCTAAATTATCTAATGAGATAGAACAAAATTTGTATGTCAATTTAAAAAATCATATTAAACAAAAAATTATTGATACATCAAAGCCCAAGATACGAGAAAAAATTATATCAAAGGCATATGATGTATTGCCGTCCATATATTTGGCAAATATGAGTACAATAGAAAGTACAAAGAAAATTTATATAAAAGATAATATGGTAATTAAGGATATGTGTTATAAAAATAGCATTTTAAGTGATACTTCAAATGTAATTACATATAATTTAGATGGTAAGTACGATTATTTTACATCATACGTTGGCTTATGTGATGTCACAACGGAATTTGTTGATGAAAACGTAAAAGGTGTTAATTTAAAGTTGCCGCATCCATTAGGTAATGTTATGTTTAGTGTGATTGTAGATGATGTTTTAGTATATTTTAGTAGTGTTATGAATTCACACTCTTTACCAGAATATATTTATGTCAATATTAAAGATAAACAAAAACTTGTATTAATTATAGAAAATATGGATGAAAGAAATAATATTACATCAGCATGGATAGAACCTACCTTGTATAAGGAAAAACTTTCTTTTAAGCCTTGTAGTGTAGAATATAAAAAGAAGCCAGGAACATTTTTATATTGTAATAACCCTGAATCTATTAAAATAGAGGATACCCTAGATAAGGGAAAAATAATTTATGAGACTGGGAATGTGTTGGGCAATACATTTCTTTTTGCCGAGCAGAATAATAGTACAGAGGATAGTATGTATTATGGAGTTATAGTAGAGAATGAAGGTTCTAAAAATGCTAAAGTTGTTGTAAAAAATAAAGGTATGTCAAAAAATTGTTGGACAGGGCTTAAGTTGGATGAAAATTGTTGGCGAGATTTTTGTGAGTCTAAGGAGTACACAATAGAAATTTTACCAAATGAAAGTAGATGGCTAGTTGATCCTGTTATTGTTTCTTGCTATAACCAGTACACAGGAGAAGGGGTTGTGAATTTGGCGATCGACTTCGAATCAGATATGCCATTAAATGTAAGAGTGGTGGCATTCACAAAAGATTATGATTTGACAGATCCTAAAGATATTAATGGTAAATATTTAGGGTATGTAACAAGACATGAAAATTTTTGGGGGGAAACAAGAAATTACAAGGGTAGAAGTAATTATTATCCAAAACAAGAGTGTGTGTTTACATGGGAGATAGATGATAACACGAAAAAGAGTTATTTGCCAGTACGATATAAGAATTTAGATAGAGCGGGATGGATTACGCATATTACAAAAAATAAGCATACGTCGGCAGTCGAGGATGATATGTATACATTTGTAGATCCAAATGGACTTTGTTTTGGCCCGTATACAAATGATTATTCTACAATGACATCAAATTTGGGGAATTGGGCAGTTACCTATAAAGAGATATTTAATATAAAAAATAATTCTAACACCACGAGAAGTATTGATATTATACAAAAGAATGCATTTATAAATAGTGGAGTAATTGTTATAACACCGTCCGGAGATATAATAAAATCTTCTAATGCTTGTGACAACATAAAAACTATAGCGACCATAGAAGCAAAGCCACATGAGGTGACGCAATATGAGATAGAATATATAATTCCAGCATGTAGCGTGGGAGGTTTAACGCATTACGTTAAAATAAATTAGACGAAAGACTAAAAATCCGACGTCTTTCGTCTAAAATAGTGTGTTCTAATGTCGAAAAATTATTTGGAAAAATATGCATACAAAACTTCCACTGCACTTCCCAAAATTATTATTTTTCCGTATTCGTTAAGATACCCCTCATAAAAAATGGGATCACGAACTATTTCACCAAATTCATTTAAACATGTAACTAAAGAATCAGGTAAATTCCGAATACCTGATATTTTTTTGTTTATTACAAGGAAATATTTATCAGATAATTTATACAAAGAGTTAAATCCAATTGGCGTTGGATGAATACTCGACACAAAATTACAAATATCATCAAAATTTTTAAACGCTACCATAAATATATCATCAGGATTATTAGTATAAGAAACATTTTTAATTTTCTTAAGCTTTCTTTTTGCTATACGTTTTTCTAAAACTGGTACTCCATAAGGTTTATCATTGACACGAGTCAAGTTGAAAACAATATCATTGGATTTACCAGGATATGCTTCTATTAACATTTGAGAATTCAAAAAATTAAATCCATATTCTTCGTCCAATGTTTCCATTAATTCCAAAAAGAACTCTTGTGCTTCTTCGGAATTGTATTCAAAGTTTTCAATGCTCATATCTCTCTCAACAAAATAAGACAAGGGTATAGTAACACGTAATTTATCTTCGCTAATTCTCTCTATTTTCATAATATCTTTAAAGTACCAACCACTACAAGTTCTAGTAGAAAGTACCGTCCTCCTTTCCTAAAAATTCATACTATCATACTGTGTTCGTCAAGAATGATTTTAACATATATCAATGCAAAAAACAACCTGTAAAATATTTCAAATATTTCAA
This region includes:
- a CDS encoding stage II sporulation protein P, with the translated sequence MRKNNLFILCVILAMLIFCINIILFSKKQISLSYAKSIVSLSMPIVEFEDKDGAGKNSLMQEIRQMKKYVLGIGNSSPREIISIQLGLDCSNPRRDYRRCAVKTNVEGLSSIYFIGEEKNNDEDVSYSELKITNETNYNIDVQKLLKEPLKRKFNQNSKILIYHTHTNESYIKNISDLRNTSVLPRSKNENINVVRVGQELCDNLNKFSVPCVHSKKYHNIPNDKGAYARSLNTVREYIGRDPNIVATLDIHRDGISNSKKLRVVEKVKDKDVAKIMIVIGTDGTGLSHREWRENLKFALKLQEKLIQYNPNIVKPVLISKNRYNQHLTNCSLLIEIGGDGNTIDESLESARYIARALSEIYQENKKV
- a CDS encoding NTP transferase domain-containing protein codes for the protein MKAVIMAGGEGKRLRPLTCDRPKPMVYVANRPIMEHIVNLLKEHNIFDIALTLQYMPNNIKDYFGTGDKYGVNFRYYQEDEPLGTAGSVKNVQDFLNETFVVISGDVLTDIDITKALEFHKSKNSVATMILKSVPVPLEYGVVVIDDNNKIEKFLEKPNWGEVFSDTVNTGIYILEPEVFEFIPKGRFFDFGKDVFPRMLRENVSMYGYISKDYWCDIGDITSYRSAHKDILDKKVSVNILGNQIAPDIWIGENVQIDDLSEVKAPCIIGSNVKIRRGVKIGKYTVIGDNNLIDDHATIKQSIVWNNSIINNSVNLRGAVIANNVTIKKNVCVYEGSVIGGDCDVLEDSIINPDVKIWPHKKIDRASILKADLIWGTKYTKNIFGERGINAKIVPEYVTKLGQAYASFIGGNGRIGIASSNSNISKLMKMAFSTGILRTGLEVFDFKELLVPMLRFAIRFYKLDGGIYINDVSGDFVNIEILNKDGCNIESFVERKIENMYNQQEFLHCDVSEIKPMVTINDYSLFYAMDIINGIKFMDIGLNVVVNTNLDMVQSVLEKVFDYMKCKVKFVDLSNEQNVFPSFVTVGGFDLGIEVETNGENFILVDNKGRVIDQNKYKILVILMQLMKGKDKIIVAPTTASGIVEKIAQKYGGQIKRTKSTVSEIMKEMLNTNLSDQFGMYFDAVYGIVNILEFMKENNYSSSDIYDMIPQFYMNKTEVVCKGTDKGKIIKCLIKENYNNVETKEGVKIYTKDGWALILPSIDKASVKIISEGVNSEIAQEISSEFERKIKGIINTSISST
- a CDS encoding YhcN/YlaJ family sporulation lipoprotein, which codes for MKPIKLAAAVLATTMGMGLVGCGNMDSTTSRAPQNGNYPQQVRMDIEDSNDMMKNSRYNTTNRGKVVGYSYKNDLTKGNNYSSSYGKNYSSNYSKNYGNDSNYNNSSDLSRTEKIQNELNKLNGYSDMTCVVNGDTAIVGCTPNTANNAQYRSEIINTVRECDPSINKCEVVNTKDGVSKISTMAENMRKGNMMSTISEDFKKMWKDIAGY
- a CDS encoding NPCBM/NEW2 domain-containing protein, with the translated sequence MKYIYTVVVLIVTFMYSVAYASEVNISKLSNEIEQNLYVNLKNHIKQKIIDTSKPKIREKIISKAYDVLPSIYLANMSTIESTKKIYIKDNMVIKDMCYKNSILSDTSNVITYNLDGKYDYFTSYVGLCDVTTEFVDENVKGVNLKLPHPLGNVMFSVIVDDVLVYFSSVMNSHSLPEYIYVNIKDKQKLVLIIENMDERNNITSAWIEPTLYKEKLSFKPCSVEYKKKPGTFLYCNNPESIKIEDTLDKGKIIYETGNVLGNTFLFAEQNNSTEDSMYYGVIVENEGSKNAKVVVKNKGMSKNCWTGLKLDENCWRDFCESKEYTIEILPNESRWLVDPVIVSCYNQYTGEGVVNLAIDFESDMPLNVRVVAFTKDYDLTDPKDINGKYLGYVTRHENFWGETRNYKGRSNYYPKQECVFTWEIDDNTKKSYLPVRYKNLDRAGWITHITKNKHTSAVEDDMYTFVDPNGLCFGPYTNDYSTMTSNLGNWAVTYKEIFNIKNNSNTTRSIDIIQKNAFINSGVIVITPSGDIIKSSNACDNIKTIATIEAKPHEVTQYEIEYIIPACSVGGLTHYVKIN
- a CDS encoding adaptor protein MecA; translated protein: MKIERISEDKLRVTIPLSYFVERDMSIENFEYNSEEAQEFFLELMETLDEEYGFNFLNSQMLIEAYPGKSNDIVFNLTRVNDKPYGVPVLEKRIAKRKLKKIKNVSYTNNPDDIFMVAFKNFDDICNFVSSIHPTPIGFNSLYKLSDKYFLVINKKISGIRNLPDSLVTCLNEFGEIVRDPIFYEGYLNEYGKIIILGSAVEVLYAYFSK